The following nucleotide sequence is from Solidesulfovibrio carbinolicus.
TGGGGGCCTCTGGGTCGGCGCTGTCGCGGGTGTAGAGCACGCCCGAGGCGGCGGCCGGCACCATGGGCAGCATGAGCACGGCCATGGGCGTTTCCTCGTCGGCGTAGCCGGTGAGCACCCGGTAGGTGATGGCCTTGGCCGTATATTTGCTGGCCAGGACCTTCAGGTAGGCGGCCACGGCGTCTTCCGGCTCCACGCCAAGCAGGCTCTCGTACTGGCCGGCGAACGAGGCCCGGCCGTCCTCGGCCACGGCCGAGCTGCGAAGGGCCAAGAGCATGGGCTGGCCGCCCGGGCCGCGCCCCAGCCGCCGGGCCGCCTCGGCCAGGGGCACGGCCACTTCCTCGGGTACGCGGGCGCGGATAATGAGCTCCCGGGCGGCGGCGGCGGCCTCGGCCACCTCGGCCGGCCGGGCCAGGTCCACCCGGCGCAGGATGCGGTCGATGGCCGGGCGCAGTTCGCAGGCTTCCAGCAGGTAGCGGAAGGCCCCGGTGGTGGCCACGAAGCCCTCCGGGGCCGGAACCCGGGCCTCGGCCACGGCCCGGGCCAGGTTGGCGGCCTTGCCGCCGGCCCGGGCCACGTCGCCGGCCAGCTCGGCCAGGGGCAGGACAAAGGGCGGCGACATGTCGCCGGACGGCAGGTCCAGGGCCATCTGGACGTAGAAATCCACCTTGCGGGCGTATTCGGGCAGATCGAGATGGCGAGCCGGGGCCAGGCGGGCCAGGCGCTCCACCAGCTCACCCACCGAGGTGCGCAGCCGCCGGGTCAGATGGACCACCCTTGTCCAGTCCACGGCCGCGCCGCCGTAGTGGACGTCCTCCAGGGCGGCGATGAGCTCCAGGCAGGCGTCGTCGTAACGCAAAAGCTCCCGGAAGGCGTTGTACTTCTCGCGCAGCAGCACGCCCGGGGCAAAGACCTGATAGGTCCAACGGCGGAAAAGTTCCTTGGAAAACACGCCTTCTCCCTAACCGGCGGCCAGTGCCTCGGCCACCTTGCGCTCCAGTTCGTCCTTGTCGATGGGCTTGACGCAGTATTCGCAGGCCCCCAGACGCACGGATTCCCGGGCGGTCTCCAGGGTGGGGTAGCCGGTCAACATGATGACCCGGGTTTCCGGGGAACGCTTGCGGATCTCCTCCAGCACTTCCACGCCGCTGAGTTTTTTGAGCTTCATGTCGAGGATGGCCAGGTCGGGATGCTTCTTGGCCACATGGGCCAAGGCGTCTTCTTCCTCGGTGAAAACGGCCACGCGGTGGCCCTTGCGTTCCAGGATGCGCTTGATGACGACGCCGGCGTCGATGACGTCGTCGAGAACGATGATGTCGGCCATGGACGTTATGCCTCCGTAGCGTGGGCGGGATGCCCGCCGCCGATGGTTTCCTCGTGGTCAAGGGGCAGGTCGATGACGAAGACCGTGCCGGGGCGATCATTGCCCGGGTCGTCGAGGGCGTCGAAAAAGCCTTCCGGGGCCGGGGTTTCGACCCGGATGGAGCCGCCGTGGTCCTTGATGATGCCAAAGGACACGGAAAGCCCCAGGCCCGTGCCCTGGCCCACGGGCTTGGTGGTGAAAAAGGGATCGAAGACGCGCCCGAGGTTGTCGGGGCTGATGCCCGGGCCGTCGTCGGCGAACCAGGCCGTGACTTTTTGCTCGTGGGCGAAAAGGCGCGAACGCACAAGCAAGGTGCCGCCCCGGCCCTCCAGGGCGTCGCTGGCGTTGGAAAGCAGGTTGATCCAGACCTGTTTGAGCTTTTCGGGGTCGCCGTAGATGATGGGCATGCGTTCGTCGAGGTCGGTGGCGATGACGACC
It contains:
- a CDS encoding response regulator; translation: MADIIVLDDVIDAGVVIKRILERKGHRVAVFTEEEDALAHVAKKHPDLAILDMKLKKLSGVEVLEEIRKRSPETRVIMLTGYPTLETARESVRLGACEYCVKPIDKDELERKVAEALAAG